The sequence CCGGAAATGATGACTAACTCATCTGAAAACAATTCTTTGTAATTGATATCTTTTGCTTTGGAAAAAGCATCGGTTTTTAAGATCATCCCAAAATCAGCTTTACCAGATTGAACATCCCGTAGTATATTGTTTGATTCTCCGACTTTCAAAATGGTATCAACTTTAGGATGGTCATGTTTAAAGGTTGTCAATATTTCAGGCATTACAGTTATGTTTATGCTTGGGTCAACAGCCATTGAAATATTACCATGTAACTCAATCGAATCCCCATGAGCAATGGATTTGATTTCATCCACTTTATTGAGAACGTCCTTAGCTATGACAATAATCTGTTCACCCATTTCAGTAAGTTGGGCTCCTGCATTAGTCCTTTTTAGCAGAACAACACCCAGTTCGTCCTCCAGTTTACTGATGGCAGAGCTAAGCGCAGGTTGTGAAATGTGGGAACGTTCGGCAGCAAGAGAAATCGATTTGGATTCATGGACAGCAATTAAATAGGATAATTGTTCTAAGCGCATATTATCTAACCATCCTTGAAAGTGTATTTGCTATATTGAAAAATTTGAATCTATAAACTTAGCATTATATATCATTATACTATGAGTGGTTCAATATAACAAAAGAAAGAAAGGTGCAATAAATAACCTTTTATTGGTAGAAACTAAGTATATAAGTATTTTTCTTATTAAAATTCCTAATAGCTCGCCACAATATTAACTATAGGGGGTATAATCACTAAGTATTTTACATGGAAATGCATTTTACCGTATAATCTGCAACATAAGTGATGGAAATCACAATTAAAACACAATAAAAACACAATTATGAAGGGGGAAAGTTAACGGTCTCATTTCGATTTATGAATTTTTATAAGTGGGGTGCTATAATATGCCCCCAGGCCCTCGGAGGGACTAATTAAGTTGATTATCGTCTAGTCTAAAACCCGGTTCTCAGATTAAATCACAAGAAAGGGTGAATAACTTGTCACAAGAGAAGTCAAAAGGTCTATATGCTCGAATTAATCCTGTTGTTTTCTGGGGCAGTGCTATTTTATGTGTTCTGTTATATGCCCCAATGCTTATTTATGGTGCAGAGCTGCAACCTCATGTAGCAGTCATATTAAAAGCTATAACCTATAATATGGACTGGTTATGGTTATTATTTGCTTTGGGTTGTGTACTGTTTTCACTTTGGTTAGCTTTTGGCAAATATGGCAATGTAAAATTAGGCGGAAAAGATGATAAACCTGAATTCTCAGACTTCAGCTGGATATCGATGATGTTCACTGGCGGTGTTGGAGCTGGTTTAGTTTACTGGACCATGGCTGAGCCTCTTTATTATCTTAAGTTTCCTCCTTACTGGGCTGAACCATTTTCAGCACAAGCTGGGCAATTCGCTCTTGCTTATGGAATATTTCACTGGGGTCTTTCGGCTTGGGCTATCTTTGTCCCAGGAGCCATCGCCTTTGCCTACATGATTTACGTTAGAAAAAAACCCTACTTCTACCCAAGCTATGCTTGCCGGGGATTATTGGGAGACTTGGTAGACGGATGGGTTGGCAGAGCTATCGATATCTTTGTTGTACTCGGTCTGGTCGGAGGATTAGGAACAACCTTAGGAACGGTTATACCTATGATGTCGGCTGTAAGCGCTGGTTATCTGGGTATTGAAGATACTATGACGGTAAAAGTTGTGGTCACCCTGGTGGTGGCAGCCGTATTTACCTATAGTGCTTTCTCCGGTTTAAACAGCGGAATCAAAAAGTTATCGGAATTAAATAGTTGGTTATGTATGGGATTATTAGCTTTTGTCATGCTTGTTGGCCCAACCTTATTTATGTTATCACTTTATGTTGACAACCTAGGGGTTTTGGCTACTCAC comes from Desulfosporosinus meridiei DSM 13257 and encodes:
- a CDS encoding LysR family transcriptional regulator; translated protein: MRLEQLSYLIAVHESKSISLAAERSHISQPALSSAISKLEDELGVVLLKRTNAGAQLTEMGEQIIVIAKDVLNKVDEIKSIAHGDSIELHGNISMAVDPSINITVMPEILTTFKHDHPKVDTILKVGESNNILRDVQSGKADFGMILKTDAFSKAKDINYKELFSDELVIISGNNCEMTKDSSTMTLKNALSLPILLYNTEYITDCGVSSVLQKYGDINVSYRVDNLEMMEKILSQGKTIAFVPQFMADEYVKSSKIKKIALSDAHLEVTILLIWLNRHHLSLVEKEFIKVIKNVCSKRYK
- a CDS encoding BCCT family transporter; the protein is MSQEKSKGLYARINPVVFWGSAILCVLLYAPMLIYGAELQPHVAVILKAITYNMDWLWLLFALGCVLFSLWLAFGKYGNVKLGGKDDKPEFSDFSWISMMFTGGVGAGLVYWTMAEPLYYLKFPPYWAEPFSAQAGQFALAYGIFHWGLSAWAIFVPGAIAFAYMIYVRKKPYFYPSYACRGLLGDLVDGWVGRAIDIFVVLGLVGGLGTTLGTVIPMMSAVSAGYLGIEDTMTVKVVVTLVVAAVFTYSAFSGLNSGIKKLSELNSWLCMGLLAFVMLVGPTLFMLSLYVDNLGVLATHFLRMSLYTDPITKSGFPQDWTVFYWAWWAAWAMYFGLFVARISKGRTIKNVVINMMVVTSIGCSLFFLVFGGYTVDLQLNQGMALDQIMKDAGPAGMISAVLHTLPLTKIVIPYFLFVMLIFQATTIDSNAFIISMISCKEVRNDQESPRWTRLFWCVLLAVIGVAIMMVGGLSVVQLSSVATSIPIIGIIIILSLSLLKWLKEDFGQEDKVQVVDYPEED